In Pseudomonas sp. MPC6, the following proteins share a genomic window:
- a CDS encoding replication initiation protein — translation MSSPMVYKSNALVEAAYRLSVQEQRIVLACISQVRRDEPVTDEVMYSVTAAHLAEMAGISIEGAYSELREAAIRLRRREVRLTVGPNGGGKMPGVMVTGWVQTIIYREGEGRVELRFNRDMLPYLTELTKQFTKYALADVAKMDSIYAIRLYELIMQWESVGLREIEVAQLREWFQLENRYPSIKDFKLRVLDPAVSQINEHSPLTVSWDQRKTGRQVTHLIFTFKPKSSVKPIAKRKTLTRAEMAALARPGESWEQVQARLGN, via the coding sequence ATGTCCTCACCGATGGTGTACAAGAGCAATGCACTGGTCGAGGCCGCATACCGCCTCAGCGTTCAAGAGCAACGGATCGTGCTCGCCTGTATCAGCCAGGTACGTCGAGACGAACCCGTTACCGACGAGGTGATGTACTCAGTGACTGCCGCCCACCTGGCAGAGATGGCGGGGATTTCCATAGAAGGCGCCTACAGCGAACTCAGGGAAGCAGCTATACGGCTCAGGCGCCGTGAAGTCCGGCTAACGGTAGGGCCAAATGGCGGGGGAAAGATGCCCGGCGTGATGGTCACAGGCTGGGTGCAGACGATCATTTACCGTGAAGGTGAAGGCCGCGTAGAACTTCGGTTCAACAGAGACATGCTGCCCTACTTAACCGAGTTGACAAAGCAATTTACCAAGTACGCCCTGGCCGACGTAGCCAAGATGGACAGCATCTACGCTATCCGCCTGTACGAGTTAATAATGCAATGGGAGAGCGTCGGTCTGCGTGAGATTGAAGTTGCCCAGCTCCGTGAATGGTTCCAGTTGGAAAACCGCTACCCTTCGATCAAAGACTTCAAATTGCGGGTACTTGATCCTGCAGTGTCACAGATCAACGAACATAGCCCCCTGACAGTGAGTTGGGATCAACGCAAGACAGGCCGTCAAGTAACTCACCTCATCTTCACGTTCAAACCAAAGTCATCAGTAAAGCCAATTGCGAAACGGAAGACTCTAACCAGGGCAGAGATGGCAGCACTAGCCCGACCAGGAGAATCGTGGGAACAGGTGCAAGCAAGATTGGGGAACTAA